DNA from Panthera leo isolate Ple1 chromosome D2, P.leo_Ple1_pat1.1, whole genome shotgun sequence:
AGTCCGGCCAGCCACTCCTGCCCCAGCTCCACAAGCCCCTGCCATGCCCGGGGCACAGCTGGCACCTGACGTGAGGCTACTGTATGTGCTAGCCATCGCTGCGCTTGGCGGCCTCTGCCTCATCctggcttcctccctcctctaTGTGGCCTGTCTTCAGGGAGGCAGACGAGGGCGTCGAAGGAAATACTCTCTGGGTCGGGCTGGCCGGGCAGGGGGCTCTGCTGTGCAGCTGCAGACAGTTTCAGGCCAATGTCCTGGAGAGGAAGACGAGGGTGAtgatggggaaggggctgggggcctggaagGTGGCTGCCTCCAGATCATCCCTGGGGagggagccccagccccaccgCCTCCGCCGCCCCCACCGCCACCGGCCGAGCTGACCAACGGGCTGGTGGCACTACCCAGCCGGCTGCGCAGGATGAACGGCAACAGCTACGTGCTCCTGAGGCAGAGCAACAACGGAGTGCCAGCAGGGCCCTGCTCGTTTGCTGAGGAGCTCAGCCGCATCctggagaagaggaaacacacacagCTTGTAGAGCACCTGGACGAGAGCTCTGTCTGAGCCCAGCCTCCTAGGACAAATGCTCTTCCAAGCCAGCCTGTCTGCCCCAGGCTGGGCTGCTGCTTCCCCAACACAGCCACTCTaccttcacctccctccccccaactccaggCCCTTCTCCCAACTTTGTGATGTCCCTGTAGGGCTGGCAGAGTCAGGCCCAGCCAAAGTCCCCTCCTCAGTCTCCACAGACCCATCTGTGAGCAGCCCAGGCCCACCGGTGCTCCTCAGAGGTGGGTACTCCCCCAGGACGTGGAATTCCGTAGACCCAGCCCCAGTTCCTATTCCCTTACCCCAAGCACTTGGGAGGAGAGGATGCCAACTTCCTGCCCCAtttgtctgttcaaatccttcctctttctcccaggCAGGGCTCTGCAGGTCCAGATGACCTCAAGGTCACCACCCTCTGCGTGGCCCTATGTGCTGGATGGTCCCGAAACCAGACAAGACCTCTGCCAGCCACCAGAGCCACCTGAGCCCTGCATGCATTCACGTGTGCACACGGATGAATGTCTATCAGCTGGGCTGcagggcccccacccccatctcctggAACATTGTGTTTCATCTCTCCTGGACTCTGGGTACCCTTCCAATGGCCATATCCCATCCTATCTAGGTTTCTCCCCTAGTCCCAGCCCCATGTGGTGACCTCTTTGGCAAAAGCTCGGGAACAGGCCAGTCTGGGGAGGTAGGACTGTGTcattcccctcttcttccttAACGTGCAGCCCTCTTTGGTCAACCTCCTCACCCCCTTGGTCACTCTCAAGAGTGACAGACAGAGCCCCAGGCATGTcccttcacacacacatgcttacaTTTCCACTTGCATTTCTGAGCCTCCCTTTGCTGCCTCGGACCTGTATCTGTTGGGTTTGGTCCATGGACATTTCAGAGGGAGAGCCCTCTCCCATTCAGCTGTCCTCTCAGACATTTCCCTAGGACGGGTGACCAACACTGCAATGAGCCAGCCTCCCTTTTGGGGACCAAGCATTTGCTACCCCCAGACCACAGCAGGGGGAGGAGATCTGATGTCTCACCTGGCACATGAAGCCCGTTCTTGGAACTATGCaaagggcagaggctgggagttTGGATGCTTGGCTCCCATCCCTGTCCTACCTCACCGGGGCACTTTCAGGGTCCAGGGGCCTCTGAAGTCTCCAGGCCCATATGGGACAATCAAATCCTGACTGAGCTCCCCCATTCCCTTTGGGTGAGGATGACTGTTATTTTTGTAGCTGAGAACGTGGAATCCCACGGGTTTTTACTGCCCTTCACCCAacttctcccacctccaccccacaaTGAATGTATTTATTGTGAGAACGGCTACACTTCTTTAGGAATGCCCCCACTCACCACCAAGGTGGGCAGAACAGGCATGTGACAGAGTGGGGAGCCTGGGctcagctcctccccctcctgttGGTTAATAAATACCCTCTTTCCCCACAGCCATGTGTGGTCTGCTTGGTCTAGACTGGCCTTCCCCTGGTCACCAGGGGGCAGGCTTCTGATTCTACGGAAATGGTGCTGCAGGGTTGGCTCTGCTCCCCATAAAACCATTTGCAGAGGAAACTGGGATCCTCAGGTTCCATCTGACTGCCCTGGGTGGATACAAAGGCCTTTATAACGTTCTCACTACTCACTGATCATGGTGGTATGGGCATGACAAACAAAATTACAACACTCCAAGAATTCATACAAGGGTGTCTAGGTTTTTACCTCCTAGCTCTTTTCCTCACTATTCCTCCCCCTTGTTTTGGCTAAGCCTAGAAGATGCTCTCTGTTTATCAGCTCTCTTGCTCATCCCCAAGAAGCTTTTCAGTCCCGTCCCTCCCCCCAACGAGGGACAACATGAATTCATTTCTGCAGAGGGGCCTGTCTTCTTGGGGAGTAGTTAGTAGTTAGGACCAGGGCAAGCTTGTTACCAGGGACCTGGCCTAAGAATCAGTCTCCAAGGGTTAGGACTGGATAATCACATGGCCTCTAACACTAACCATCCTGAAGGGTTGTATGTTCCCCTTCTGGTTTTAGGATAATGAAAAATGGGGTTAgacttaaaatatacacatattttgaaGATCTCaagtgtaactttgggcaagtttattaacctcagttttctaatctaaACATTTACACGGATGTAAAGTGGCTGTCCTAATGCCAGGTTCACAGCAGAATCTAAGGTGCTAGCTCTCTCTAGTTCAATGGTTGCAGAAATAGGACATGGatgggaggggcacctgcgtggctcagccaattaagcattcactttggctcaggtcatgatctcagtttgtgggtttgagccccacattgggctctgtgttgacagcttagagcctgaagcctgcctcggattctgtgtctccctctctctctgcccctcccccgctctctctctctcagacacacacacacacacacacacacacacacacacacacacacagtctctctctcaaaaatgaataaatgttaaaaaaaagaaagaaagaaagaaagaaagaactgggaCATCAGAGATTCCTCAGAAGCCAGTCTTGAAACCCCACACCTGGATTTGAGATCACTATTATCAGTCTGgattacagagaaataaaagcctATAAAATCCTTGAAGAATCAGATTTCAAGGATGTCAACCGGGCGATAATTAGGAGACTTAACAAAgtcactgcccctcctcctatGCAACGAAGACAAGCAGCTCTTCTTTATCCCAAGCAAAAGCTTTGGCGTCAACTTCCCTTTTGGTGGGCTCCATCTGCCGGCGTGGGCTTGGAATCCCCTGAACCAGAGAGGAAGAACCACCTCCACTGGGGCAAGAGTCCAAAGCCTGGGATTGGAGTTGTTGGGGTAACTCTTCATGGCACTTGCACCTGGGCTGGGGCGGCATCCTGGACTTCTCGCGGGCGCAGCCCGCCCAACGTTGTCGGTTTGTTGGTGAAGGGATGCCACTGGCCCTGGATGCTAGGGCTGTCCGTGTGGAAGGGCTTACGGATGCGGATCACTTCCAAGCCCGACTGGTCCGCCAGTTTCTGCACCAGCGTCGCAATCTCCGCCACTGACTTGCAGTGGATGCTCTCCTCGCGCACAGCCCCGTTAACTGGccgaagggagggggtggggggagaggaagcgGATGGATCAGGGTAAGACGAGAGGAAGGCGAGCCGGCGGAGCACCCCCCAGATGCCGCCCTGCAGCCCTCGTCCGGCCCCACTCACGGTACTCGGCCACTACTCTGGGCACACAGCACGGCCGCGAGTTCACGTATATTACGACCCCCGGGTTCCGTCGGGCGAAGTCTGCCACCTCCCTTTCCACGAACTCCCTGAGGAAGCCCAGAAGAGTAAGCACGGCGACCCCCGACCCTGGGCGACTCTGCCCCGAGAGCGCCCCGCGCCCTGCGCCCGGCTCACCTGGCGCCGCGGGACGAGGGCGCATCGCGACTGAGGCTAAAGCTGAGACGCTGCAGCTGCTGCACGTAGCGACCCAGACCGTTGTGGAGGACACTGGCCAGAAAGCGGCTCGGGGTCCCGCGCGCCGTCATGGCTACAGCGCCCAGGCAGCCTAGCCCAACCCAACCTCGCGGGACGGGGGCAGGACGAACGCCGGGACTTCCGGTTCCGGGAACACACGCGGCCGGGGAGTTTTGCTTCCGCGGTCATGGCCCGGGGCGTGGGACAGTGACCCACGTTGCGGTCGAGAGGGGCGAGAGGAAGGTGGTGATGCGCGGCCACGGTCGCAAGCGGCACAGCTCTTGGCAGTAGAGTCGAGGGAGGACCCGGGCGCGGGGGCGAGGTGAGCGCGGGGTCTGGCGGGAGCCGCCGGGTGGCGCTCTACTTGTGGTGAGTCCTCTTTGAAGGAAGGAGCGGCGAGGAGAGCCTCGAGTTGGGGGCTAGCGCCTTGAGGCCAGGAAGGGCTCAGGCGGCGGTAGAGATGAGGACGACCAGGAGATCCCCTGGAGGGGCGGAAGTGGTAAAGAGATGATCTAGGCAAGGCACAGCGGTGAGGGGCAGTGTGGAGGGTCGTAGAGGTGAGGTGGCTGCACAGGGCCATGGAGACAGAGAGCCAGACAGAAGCCCACGGACGTGAAAGGGTCCTGTAGATGGCCATAGATGTGAAGTAGCAATGCGCAGGGGCTGAAGAGGATTCAGAGAGATGTTTATGAGGGAGAAGTTGGAAGAAAGAAACCACCTCCAGTGGGCTCTGTAGAGTGCTGCGCCGAGGATCCCTGGGGTCTGACCTAGCgaagcccccgcccccccgaaCAAGGCACGGAAGGCATTTCAAGTAGTGACTTCCTCGGTTTGACTAGGAATGTGGATACTCCTTCGAGGTGGGTACCCCTTCCGTATCCTGCTGCCGCTGCGTGGGGAGTGGATGGGTCGCAGGGGCCTGCCCAGAAGCCTGGCCCCAGGCCCTCCCCGAAGACGGTACAGGAAGGAGGCTCTCCCAGCCTTGGAGGTGCCAGTGTTGCCTGTAACTGCAACTGAAATCCGCCAATATTTGCGGGCACGGGGGATCCCCTTCCAAGATGGCCACAGCTGCCTGCGGGCACCCAGCCCCTTTGTAAAGGCCTTGCCGCTCAAGGACCAGAATGGTGCTACTGCTTCCTTCAGCCTCTTCATTGACAAGACCACAGGCCGCTTTCTCTGCATGACCAGTCTAGCAGAGGGGAGCTGGGAAGACTTCCAGGCCAGTGTGGAGGGACGAGGAGATGGGGCCAGAGAGGGAGTCCTGCTCAGTGAGGCCCCAGAAGTGGAGGACAGTGAGGAGGTCCGGAGGATCTGGGACCGAGCTGTACCTCTCTGGGAGCTGCCTGAGCCGGAGGAGGCCCAGCTGGCTCGTGTGATGTTTGGCCTTACCAGAGTGACAGATGACACGCTCAGGCGTTTCAATGTGCGGTATTTGCGGCCGGCTCGCAGCCTTGTCTTCCCTTGGCTCTCCCCTGGAGGTCTGGGATTACGAGGCTTGAAGCTACTAGGCGCTGAAGGCCAGGGAGATGGAGTGCACTACAAGGAAACCACCATTCCCCGGCCTGGGGTCTACCGTAATCTGTTTGGATTACCACTGATCAGTCGTCGAGATGTTGAGGTGGTACTGACGAGTCGTGAGCTGGACAGCCTGGCCTTGAACCAATCCACAGGGCTGCCCACCCTTGCCCTACCCCGAGGAACAGCCTGCTTACCCCCTGCCTTGCTCCCTTACCTCGAACAGTTTCGACGTATTGTGCTCTGGCTAGGAGATGACCTTCGGTCCTGGGAAGCTGCC
Protein-coding regions in this window:
- the MRPL43 gene encoding LOW QUALITY PROTEIN: 39S ribosomal protein L43, mitochondrial (The sequence of the model RefSeq protein was modified relative to this genomic sequence to represent the inferred CDS: substituted 1 base at 1 genomic stop codon); its protein translation is MTARGTPSRFLASVLHNGLGRYVQQLQRLSFSLSRDAPSSRGAREFVEREVADFARRNPGVVIYVNSRPCCVPRVVAEYLNGAVREESIHCKSVAEIATLVQKLADQSGLEVIRIRKPFHTDSPSIQGQWHPFTNKPTTLGGLRPREVQDAAPAQDAAELLSKRAGPCWHSVVALPQEHVAVAVHPAQPAGXCHQPVGHWPETVCSCTAEPPARPARPNTGHTGHTVAVAALSEAAGALVSGPLREEVVNLVVIAHCTGLALPYQDGEHKLSICRLGSSSGP